AGCTAAATCGCTGCTCAACTTAGTAAAATCAAAAAGTTATTCTAGTAAATCACTAAAACTTGCTTGACAATAGTTTTGTAAATCTTGTGGAGCTAAAAATACGCTACGTCCGACTTGACCACTGGAAACAGCAATTTCTATTTCGCGTGTCATACTTTTGTCCAGATAAATTGGAAAATGATGTTTAAAATAAATCCCAATGGGCGTATTAGCACCATGGACGTAGCCGGTGGTTTTTTCTAAATCTTTAAGTGGTAGCATTTCGCATTTTTTATTACCAGAGACTTTAGCTAGTTTTTTGAGACTTAGATGCTCTGTTACAGGAATTACTCCGACTAAAGAACCAGTTTTATTGCCAGTACAGACCAGCGTTTTGTAGACCAAATGTTCATTCTCGTTTAGAATAGAAGTATCCATTTTTGTGACGCCACCCGAATCTTGGTGGGTTGCAAACTTAGTTGGTCGATAAGGAATTTTATTGCGATCCAAGATTTTTTCGACTAAAGTTTTTTCAAGTTTATTTTTTTGCTTTGCCATAATTATCACCTTGTTAACTATGATAGCATTCTAGAACCAAAAGTAAAAAGGGAGTAGTATAAATTGAAATTATTAATGATTAAAATTGAAACTAGCCACGAAGTAGAAGATGCGTTAACCATATACAGTATGGATGATCTGCATGCTTTGGGGACACAAGCTCGTAAGCGTTCCGACTTTCAAGATGCAAGTCGCAGACATGATTCAACTTTGGTTGAGTTAGATGAAATTCAAGATTTGCCAGAGGATATGCAATTTATAGCATATTTTGATGAAGAAGCCGATGCTACTGCCTTAACTAAAAGCTATCAGAGCAAGTTACAAGAATTGCAAGGCTACGGACTGGCAATTGGGCAGGCAAAATTGACAACTGCCTATGTGGTTGATCAAGATTGGAATACTGCTTGGCAAAAGTTTTATCATCCGATCGATTTTTCACGACATTTAGCCATTGTTCCAGAGTGGGAAGATTATCAACCAGCGTTTGCAGATCAGAAGTTAATTAAGCTTGATCCAGGACTAGCCTTTGGAACAGGTAATCATATTACCACACAATTGGTACTAACTGGGCTTGAATTGGTGATGGCTAAACCCAAGAGTGTGATTGATGTAGGAACTGGTTCGGGAATTTTAGCAATTGCGGCGACACTATTAGGTGCAAAACAAGTTTCGGCTACGGATATTTCAGATGAAGCAATCAGTGCAACTCATCAGAATATGAAACTGAATAAGTTGTCTGAGATTAACGTTCAAAAAACTAGTTTGTTAACAGGGGTTACTGGAAAGTTTGATGTAATTGTTGCCAATATTCTAGCAGATATTTTACTTGAGCTTATTCCGCAACTAGATGAACACTTGAATATTGGCGGGCAAGTGATTTTTTCAGGAATTGATTATTTACAGTTATCAAAAGTTCATGATGCTCTTGACCAAGCCGGTTTTAAGGTAGTATTAAGTTTGAAAAAAGAACGTTGGGTTGGCTTGATTATTGAGCGACAAGAGTAGACTAACTTAGAAGGATACCAAATTGATTAATAAAGTTTTTGATCGAATTAAACGAATTTCATTGATTCAAAAGTTGAATCAATATAGCTGGATGCCAGTTATTTGGTGGAGCATACTAGTTAGTATTTTGCCATTAGTGTTTAGCTTAATACAAATTCCAATTGTCTGGCGTGTAGGCTTATTATTTATGCTAGTGAATCCCTTAGTTAGTTATCATTTAGGTAGATTAATTGAGCATCGTCGGCTAAATCATTATTGGTTACTTTTTTTGCCTGGTATTTTTTGTATAATAATCTTACTTAAATATGCTAAATATAATTTACTATTTGGGTTAATTTATTTGATTTTTGAAATTTTTGGGCTAATGGATAAGCATGTTTACAATCAGAAAGGGTGAGTAGATGTCAAAATATATTGAAATGACACACGATAAAGTTATTAACACGTGTAAAGCATATATGAATCAGGAGCAAGTTGCGTTTGTTGAAGAAGCTTATCAGTTTGCTAATGAAGCGCACAAAGAACAAAAAAGAGCATCAGGGCAACCCTATATTGTGCATCCTACGCAAGTTGCTGGTACACTGGCTAACTTAAAATTGGATCCTGATACAGTAGCAGCTGGTTTTTTGCATGATACAGTCGAGGATACTCCGGTTACTAATGATGATATTAAGGAAAAGTTTGGTAAAGATGTAGCATTTATTGTTGATGGCGTTACTAAACTTAATAAATATAAATACAAATCTCATCAGGAATTTTTGGCAGAGAATCACCGTAAAATGCTAATTGCGATGGCTAAAGATATTCGAGTTATTATGGTTAAACTAGCTGATCGGTTGCACAACATGCATACTTTGCAACATTTACGTCCTGACAAACAACGCCGAATTGCTTCAGAGACCATGGATATTTATGCCCCACTAGCTGATCGGTTAGGTATTGGGTCAATTAAGTGGGAATTAGAAGACATCAGTTTTCATTATTTAAATCCCGAAGCATATTATCAAATTGTTAACTTAATGGACTTAAAACGTAGTCAAAGGGAAGAATATATTAATGATGCAATTAAAACCTTAGAAACTAGTTTAGATAGTTTAGGTATCAAGTATGACATCTATGGTCGACCTAAGCATATCTATTCTATCTATAAAAAAATGGTTAATAAGCATAAAGACTTCGATGAGATATATGATTTGTCGGCAGTACGAGTGTTAGTTAAAACGGTTAAAGATTGTTATGCAGTCTTAGGCGCAGTCCACACCAAGTGGAAGCCAATGCCGGGTCGTTTTAAAGATTATATTGCTGTACCTAAAGCAAATGGCTATCAGTCTCTGCATACCACTATTATTGGACCTGGTGGTAAGCCATTAGAAATTCAGATTCGAACTGAACAGATGCATGAAGTGGCTGAATACGGTGTGGCTGCTCACTGGGCATATAAGCGCGGTGAATTTAATGGGGTTGAGCAAACCAATTCTAATAAAAAATTGGATATGGTCAGAGAAATTTTGGAGTTAAAAGACGAAACCCAAGATGCTGACGAATTTATGAAAAGTGTCAAAAGCGATATTTTTTCTGATCGGGTCTATGTGTTCACTCCAAAAGGTGAGGTATATGAATTACCGAAAGGGTCGGTAACTTTAGACTTTGCTTATGAAATCCATACTCAAGTCGGTAGTCATGCGGTTGGAGCTAAGGTCAATGGTAAGCTAGTGCCACTTGATTACAAATTAAAAAATGGTGATGTAGTTGAGATTATGACCCAGTCTAATTCCAAACCATCGCGTGATTGGGTTGATATCGTCAAGACGTCACGAGCACGAAATAAAATTCGTCGCTACTTTCGTGATATTGACAGGAATCATAGTGTTGAACAAGGGCGCCAGCTAGTTGCTGATAAAATAAGCGAGCAAGGTCTAGTACCAAAAGACTTTATGGATAAAAATCATCTTGAAGAAGCTTTAGAGCAATTTAATTATAAGACGGCTGACGAATTATTTGCTTCAATAGGTTTTGGTGACTTATCTGCTGTTAGTGTAGCTAATCGTTTAACTATTGCGGTTCGCCGTGAAAATAAAAAACAAAAGCAAAAAGAACTTGAAGCCGAAATCTTAAGTTCTGGGCAAAAGAAGACACCGCAAGAGCAAACTACTAACAAGAATTCGACCACGCCGATGAAGATTAGACACAAAAATGGGGTCATGATTCAAGGCATGAGTGACCTCATGCTGCATTTGGCTAAGTGTTGTAATCCTGTTCCTGGTGATCAAATTGTTGGTTATGTTACTAAAGGACGCGGAGTAACTATCCATCGGGCTGATTGCCGCAATATTGTTAATAACAAAGCTAGTCAAGGACGACTAATTGAAGTTGAATGGGAGAATATTGAAGAAGGCAGCCAACAAGCTTTTAATGCAAATCTAGAGGTCTTTGGCTATAATCGCAATAGTCTGTTAAGTGATGTTTTGACTAAGTTAAATTCGTTAACCAAAAATATTAATAATATTTCTGGTAAAGTGAACGATGACAATATTGCGCATATTTATGCAACAGTAGCAGTTAATAATTCTAAGCAGTTAAATGATATTTTGAGTAAACTAAGGGATATTCCGGATGTATATCAAACCAGAAGGGCGGATAGTTAATGCGGGTCGTAATTCAAAGAGTTAATCAAGCACAAGTAGCGGTTGCTGGACAAGTTATTGGCCGGATTGATCGAGGATTATTATTGCTAGTTGGCATCAAAGAAGGCGATGACTTGGCAATGGTGCAAAAAGCAGCTAGTAAAATTGCTAAAATGCGAATTTTTGAAGATGAAAATGGTAAAACAAATTTGGCAATTAAAGATGTTGGCGGGCAAGTTTTAAGTGTCAGCCAATTTACCTTATTGGCCGATACCAAAAAGGGCAATCGTCCTAGTTTTACCAAAGCAATGCGTCCGCCTAAATCAAAAGAATTGTGGCAGAACTTTAACGATGAATTAGTTAATGCTGGTTTGCAGGTGGCTACTGGAGAATTTGGTGCAGATATGCAAGTTAGCTTAGAAAATGACGGACCTTTTACTGTAGTTTTCGATTTATAAGTTGAGCTAGCTCAATTGGTAATTGTGTAGCTTAGTGAAACTAGAAAATGATTTTGAGTTTTTGACCAACATGAGTTATACTTTAAAAGAATTATCAATGACAAAGATTGAGGTTTAGCCAGTTCTATTAACAGAGACCGTTCAATTAGCTGAAAGAACGGATAGGACAGCTAACTGTGACCACTTTAGCAGATAATAAACGCGTGGCGAGCGTTATTTCGCAGCACAAGCAAAAGGTGGTACCGTGCACTTAGCGCCCTTGATTTATTCAAGGGCGCTTTTTTATTAAAAGGATGAGTAAATGAAAGTACAAAGACCTAAGGGAACAGTGGATATTTTGCCTGAGCAGTCAGGTTCATGGGAAAGAGTAGAGCAAATTGTGCGTGACTTTTTCAAGCAGGCAAATTATCGTGAAATTAGAACTCCCAGTTTTGAAAATTATGAAGTTTTTTCTCGGTCAAGTGGTGAAACTTCTGATGTTGTTGAAAAAGAAATGTACGATTTTAACGATAAAGGTGGACGTCATATTGCTTTGCGTCCGGAAGGTACTGCTGGTGTAGTGCGGGCCTATGTTGAAGATAAAATGTATGCTCCAGAAGTCGTCAAACCATTTAATGTTTACTATCTTGAATCAACGTTCCGTTATGAAAGACCACAAGCAGGACGGCAGCGCGAATTTCATCAGATTGGAGTAGAAAGTTTTGGCTCTAGCAATTCACTAGCTGATGTTGAGACAATTATTTTAGCTCATGATTTATTAGCAAAGTTGGGTGTGAAGAATTATGAGCTGCACATCAACACATTGGGCAATACCCAGGTGCGGCAAGACTATCATGATGCTTTGGTGAATTACTTTACACCGCTAAAAGAGCAACTATCAGATGATTCTAAACGTCGGCTAGTTAATAATCCACTTAGAATTTTAGATTCTAAGGATGAACAGGATAAGCAATTTTTGCCTAATGCACCGAAGATTATTGATTACTTGGATCAAGAATCAAAAGCAAATTTTGACCAAATTACCAGTATGCTTGACCAATTGGGGATTGAATATGTAATTGATAATGACCTAGTACGCGGACTTGATTACTATACCGGGATTATTTTTGAATTTATGGTCGAAGATCAGAGTCTATGGGAATCTGCCACAACCATTCTTGGCGGTGGCCGCTATGACCATCTAGTTGAAGAATTTTCTGGTCCCCAAACACCAGCAGTTGGTTTTGGGATTGGCGAAGAACGGTTGATGTTAGTTTTACAAAAGCAAAATCCGCAGCTATTT
This DNA window, taken from Lactobacillus sp. ESL0684, encodes the following:
- a CDS encoding aminoacyl-tRNA deacylase, translating into MAKQKNKLEKTLVEKILDRNKIPYRPTKFATHQDSGGVTKMDTSILNENEHLVYKTLVCTGNKTGSLVGVIPVTEHLSLKKLAKVSGNKKCEMLPLKDLEKTTGYVHGANTPIGIYFKHHFPIYLDKSMTREIEIAVSSGQVGRSVFLAPQDLQNYCQASFSDLLE
- the prmA gene encoding 50S ribosomal protein L11 methyltransferase; its protein translation is MKLLMIKIETSHEVEDALTIYSMDDLHALGTQARKRSDFQDASRRHDSTLVELDEIQDLPEDMQFIAYFDEEADATALTKSYQSKLQELQGYGLAIGQAKLTTAYVVDQDWNTAWQKFYHPIDFSRHLAIVPEWEDYQPAFADQKLIKLDPGLAFGTGNHITTQLVLTGLELVMAKPKSVIDVGTGSGILAIAATLLGAKQVSATDISDEAISATHQNMKLNKLSEINVQKTSLLTGVTGKFDVIVANILADILLELIPQLDEHLNIGGQVIFSGIDYLQLSKVHDALDQAGFKVVLSLKKERWVGLIIERQE
- a CDS encoding bifunctional (p)ppGpp synthetase/guanosine-3',5'-bis(diphosphate) 3'-pyrophosphohydrolase, whose translation is MSKYIEMTHDKVINTCKAYMNQEQVAFVEEAYQFANEAHKEQKRASGQPYIVHPTQVAGTLANLKLDPDTVAAGFLHDTVEDTPVTNDDIKEKFGKDVAFIVDGVTKLNKYKYKSHQEFLAENHRKMLIAMAKDIRVIMVKLADRLHNMHTLQHLRPDKQRRIASETMDIYAPLADRLGIGSIKWELEDISFHYLNPEAYYQIVNLMDLKRSQREEYINDAIKTLETSLDSLGIKYDIYGRPKHIYSIYKKMVNKHKDFDEIYDLSAVRVLVKTVKDCYAVLGAVHTKWKPMPGRFKDYIAVPKANGYQSLHTTIIGPGGKPLEIQIRTEQMHEVAEYGVAAHWAYKRGEFNGVEQTNSNKKLDMVREILELKDETQDADEFMKSVKSDIFSDRVYVFTPKGEVYELPKGSVTLDFAYEIHTQVGSHAVGAKVNGKLVPLDYKLKNGDVVEIMTQSNSKPSRDWVDIVKTSRARNKIRRYFRDIDRNHSVEQGRQLVADKISEQGLVPKDFMDKNHLEEALEQFNYKTADELFASIGFGDLSAVSVANRLTIAVRRENKKQKQKELEAEILSSGQKKTPQEQTTNKNSTTPMKIRHKNGVMIQGMSDLMLHLAKCCNPVPGDQIVGYVTKGRGVTIHRADCRNIVNNKASQGRLIEVEWENIEEGSQQAFNANLEVFGYNRNSLLSDVLTKLNSLTKNINNISGKVNDDNIAHIYATVAVNNSKQLNDILSKLRDIPDVYQTRRADS
- the dtd gene encoding D-aminoacyl-tRNA deacylase, with product MRVVIQRVNQAQVAVAGQVIGRIDRGLLLLVGIKEGDDLAMVQKAASKIAKMRIFEDENGKTNLAIKDVGGQVLSVSQFTLLADTKKGNRPSFTKAMRPPKSKELWQNFNDELVNAGLQVATGEFGADMQVSLENDGPFTVVFDL
- the hisS gene encoding histidine--tRNA ligase, with the translated sequence MKVQRPKGTVDILPEQSGSWERVEQIVRDFFKQANYREIRTPSFENYEVFSRSSGETSDVVEKEMYDFNDKGGRHIALRPEGTAGVVRAYVEDKMYAPEVVKPFNVYYLESTFRYERPQAGRQREFHQIGVESFGSSNSLADVETIILAHDLLAKLGVKNYELHINTLGNTQVRQDYHDALVNYFTPLKEQLSDDSKRRLVNNPLRILDSKDEQDKQFLPNAPKIIDYLDQESKANFDQITSMLDQLGIEYVIDNDLVRGLDYYTGIIFEFMVEDQSLWESATTILGGGRYDHLVEEFSGPQTPAVGFGIGEERLMLVLQKQNPQLFADQGIDFFITNIGEGTALKAVEIARSLREQGFKVQYDVDQKKLKAQFKKADRVNAKFVITLGAKELEAGTLNVKRLSDAKTLDLQLSDVDNMQNIIEQLKD